One stretch of Streptomyces sp. 135 DNA includes these proteins:
- a CDS encoding GPP34 family phosphoprotein produces MGRSRRTIPEELLLLALDPATGTTAQPQSLDLGLAGAQLVELALAGRIAPDGDRIAVVMPRPTGDPTLDSALELLRRRGSPVRAVHWIGGPRLGLRQTYLSHLERCGMVHAVAGQMCGVLPTTRYQATETAISREIRSRLDSAIRTGVPPDPRTAALAALAHAVGLGKHLYPGNEGRSSRSRLRDLIRHDPMGGLVAHAVMDVQNGVAAQPRRSAAPAGPTGPGGRQPARAVADPDRIPMQPRRGSMARAVAH; encoded by the coding sequence ATGGGCAGGAGCCGCAGAACAATTCCGGAGGAGCTTCTGCTGCTCGCTTTGGACCCGGCCACGGGTACCACAGCGCAGCCGCAGTCGCTCGACCTCGGTCTGGCCGGAGCACAGCTAGTGGAGCTGGCGCTGGCCGGACGGATAGCCCCAGACGGGGATCGTATCGCCGTGGTGATGCCACGGCCGACCGGAGATCCGACTCTGGACTCCGCACTGGAACTGCTGCGCAGGCGCGGCAGCCCGGTTCGGGCCGTCCACTGGATCGGCGGACCCCGACTGGGGCTCCGCCAGACGTACCTCTCGCACCTGGAGCGGTGCGGCATGGTTCATGCCGTGGCGGGTCAGATGTGCGGGGTGCTGCCGACGACTCGCTACCAAGCGACGGAGACGGCCATCAGCCGGGAAATCAGGTCCCGGCTGGATTCGGCGATCCGCACCGGCGTGCCGCCGGACCCGCGGACCGCCGCGCTCGCCGCCCTGGCCCACGCGGTCGGTCTCGGCAAGCATCTGTATCCCGGGAACGAAGGGCGTTCATCCCGCTCCCGTCTCCGGGACCTCATCAGGCACGACCCGATGGGCGGCCTCGTGGCGCACGCCGTGATGGACGTCCAGAACGGTGTGGCGGCTCAGCCGCGCCGCAGCGCCGCACCGGCAGGCCCCACGGGTCCTGGCGGCCGGCAACCGGCCAGGGCGGTGGCGGACCCGGACCGGATCCCCATGCAGCCGCGCCGAGGGTCCATGGCACGCGCCGTGGCCCACTGA
- a CDS encoding helix-turn-helix transcriptional regulator, protein MASNVNPTVRRRRLGQELRRLRELKGMTAEEVAERLLVSQSKISRLENGRRSISQRDVRDLCGVYEVEDHRIVDSLMQMAKDSRQQGWWHSFGDIPYSVYIGLETDAASLRVYDPQVVPGLLQTRGYAEALITGALPETTTTDIEKRVQVRMRRQERIAAPDNPLRLWTVLDESALRRVVGSRQLMRDQLEHLLEQSQLPHVTVQVIPFELGAHPGLNGQYAILEFPDAADSSVVYIEGVTSDLYLEKANDVQQYSVMYEHLRAQALNVEQSRQLIAGIAKDYAR, encoded by the coding sequence GTGGCGTCCAATGTCAATCCCACCGTCAGGCGACGTCGCTTGGGTCAGGAGCTGCGCCGGCTCCGTGAGCTCAAGGGCATGACGGCCGAGGAGGTCGCCGAGCGCCTGCTCGTCTCGCAGTCGAAGATCAGCCGCCTCGAGAACGGCCGCCGCTCCATCAGCCAGCGCGACGTCCGTGACCTGTGCGGTGTCTACGAGGTCGAGGACCACCGCATCGTCGACTCCTTGATGCAGATGGCCAAGGACTCACGCCAGCAGGGCTGGTGGCACTCCTTCGGCGACATCCCGTACAGCGTGTACATCGGTCTGGAGACGGACGCCGCGTCGTTGCGCGTGTACGACCCCCAGGTGGTCCCCGGCCTGCTCCAGACCCGTGGCTACGCCGAGGCGCTGATCACCGGCGCGCTCCCGGAGACCACGACGACCGACATCGAGAAACGGGTCCAGGTGCGCATGCGCCGCCAGGAGCGCATCGCCGCGCCGGACAACCCGCTGCGCCTGTGGACCGTTCTCGACGAGTCCGCGCTCCGTCGCGTGGTCGGCTCCCGGCAGCTGATGCGTGACCAGCTGGAGCACCTCCTGGAGCAGTCCCAGCTGCCCCACGTGACGGTTCAGGTGATCCCCTTCGAGCTCGGCGCCCACCCCGGACTGAACGGGCAGTACGCGATCCTGGAGTTCCCCGACGCGGCGGACTCCAGCGTGGTCTACATCGAGGGCGTCACGAGCGACCTGTACCTGGAGAAGGCGAACGACGTCCAGCAGTACAGCGTGATGTACGAGCACCTGCGGGCGCAGGCGCTCAACGTGGAGCAATCACGCCAGCTCATCGCGGGGATCGCGAAGGACTACGCCCGCTGA
- a CDS encoding DUF397 domain-containing protein, with product MAIQQGVSHAWVKSSYSTGNGACVEVKSPLKTGISVRDSKVVEGPVLAFPADSWNAFVTEVGRGAADVA from the coding sequence ATGGCAATTCAGCAGGGCGTTTCGCATGCCTGGGTCAAGTCCTCGTACTCCACCGGCAACGGTGCGTGCGTCGAGGTCAAGTCTCCACTGAAGACCGGCATTTCGGTGCGTGACTCCAAGGTCGTCGAGGGTCCGGTCCTCGCCTTCCCCGCCGACTCGTGGAACGCGTTCGTCACCGAGGTCGGCCGGGGGGCTGCCGACGTCGCGTGA
- a CDS encoding SDR family oxidoreductase codes for MPTSPSPLLEGKTVVVSGVGAGLGHQVAAAVVRDGGNAVLGARTEAHLAKSAAEIDPGGVRTAYRATDITDERQCEALAALACDRFGGIDAAVHVAAWDSHFGGLEDADFETWRGVVDVNLLGTLRMTRACLPALKERGGSVVFIGTQSAVAAPSQVRQAAYAASKGALTSAMYSLARELGPHRIRVNSVLPGWMWGPPVKAYVQFTAESEGVPEAEVRGRLAARMALPELATDGDVADAVVFLASERARSITGQSLLVNAGELMR; via the coding sequence ATGCCGACATCGCCGTCGCCGCTCCTCGAAGGAAAGACCGTCGTCGTCTCGGGTGTCGGTGCCGGGCTCGGCCACCAGGTGGCGGCAGCCGTGGTGCGCGACGGGGGCAACGCCGTGCTGGGCGCGCGCACGGAGGCGCATCTCGCCAAGTCCGCCGCGGAGATCGACCCCGGGGGCGTACGCACCGCGTACCGGGCGACGGACATCACCGACGAGCGGCAGTGCGAGGCCCTGGCCGCGCTGGCGTGCGACCGCTTCGGCGGGATCGACGCCGCCGTCCATGTCGCCGCCTGGGACAGTCATTTCGGCGGCCTGGAGGACGCGGACTTCGAGACGTGGCGCGGTGTCGTCGACGTCAATCTGCTCGGCACGCTGCGCATGACGCGGGCGTGCCTGCCCGCGCTGAAGGAGCGGGGCGGGTCAGTGGTGTTCATCGGCACACAGTCGGCGGTGGCGGCGCCGTCGCAGGTGCGGCAGGCCGCGTACGCGGCGTCGAAGGGGGCGTTGACCTCTGCCATGTACTCCCTCGCGCGGGAGCTCGGACCGCATCGCATCCGGGTCAACTCGGTGCTGCCGGGGTGGATGTGGGGGCCGCCGGTCAAGGCGTACGTCCAGTTCACCGCGGAGTCCGAGGGGGTGCCGGAGGCGGAGGTGCGGGGGCGCCTCGCGGCGCGGATGGCTCTGCCGGAGTTGGCCACGGATGGGGATGTGGCCGACGCGGTGGTGTTTCTGGCGTCGGAGCGGGCGCGGTCCATCACCGGGCAGTCGCTCTTGGTGAACGCCGGGGAGTTGATGCGGTAG
- a CDS encoding sodium:solute symporter family protein gives MNSLDWAVLIGYFGVMVAIGVWSHKRVDNVSDFFTAGGKMPWWLSGISHHMSGYSAVMFTGYAGIAYTYGVTSFVTWSFPIALGIAIGARLFAPRINRLRSRLHVASPLEYLKNRYNLKTQQALAWSGMLLKIVDVGAKWAAIATLLAVFTGVSLNQGILITGVITAIYCTIGGLWADALTELGQFIIQLFAGIAMFVAVVAKLGPHGGFFGVWDEPELAGHAKPLVGPYGTVFLLAFLFIKLFEYNGGMLNQAQRYMATANAKEAARSAKLSAILWLVWPLVLFFPMWMSPLLVDAKKPDGSDAYALMTEQLLPHGLLGLVIVGFFSHTMAMCSSDANAIAAVFTRDVAPVLSARAKVWSERTGLLAARLTTVIFLGLSMAVATQVNSPTFKDIITVVIKWVAGLMGPIAIPMMLGLLRTFRKSGPTAALTSWGAGLFAFYLVNYPINDAVEGGVALQYQVSIPLAVSLILYIVIGYVKPEDTPERDALIERINTDDDSPAGSTGAAAMPAPAQAPQPRG, from the coding sequence ATGAACAGTCTCGACTGGGCCGTGCTCATCGGCTACTTCGGCGTGATGGTCGCGATCGGCGTGTGGTCCCACAAGCGGGTCGACAACGTCAGCGACTTCTTCACCGCCGGCGGAAAGATGCCCTGGTGGCTGTCGGGCATCTCGCACCACATGTCGGGCTACAGCGCGGTGATGTTCACCGGGTACGCCGGCATCGCGTACACCTACGGCGTGACGTCCTTCGTCACCTGGTCCTTCCCCATCGCCCTGGGCATCGCCATCGGCGCGCGGCTCTTCGCCCCCCGCATCAACCGGCTGCGTTCACGGCTGCACGTCGCCTCGCCGCTCGAATACCTCAAGAACCGCTACAACCTGAAGACGCAGCAGGCGCTCGCCTGGTCCGGGATGCTGCTGAAGATCGTCGACGTGGGTGCCAAGTGGGCCGCCATCGCCACGCTGCTCGCGGTCTTCACCGGGGTCTCGCTGAACCAGGGCATCCTCATCACCGGCGTCATCACGGCGATCTACTGCACCATCGGCGGCCTGTGGGCGGACGCCCTCACCGAACTGGGGCAGTTCATCATCCAGCTCTTCGCCGGTATCGCGATGTTCGTGGCGGTCGTCGCCAAGCTCGGGCCGCACGGCGGCTTCTTCGGCGTCTGGGACGAGCCCGAGCTGGCGGGCCACGCGAAGCCGCTGGTCGGGCCGTACGGCACGGTGTTCCTGCTCGCGTTCCTCTTCATCAAGCTCTTCGAGTACAACGGCGGCATGCTCAACCAGGCGCAGCGGTACATGGCGACCGCCAACGCCAAGGAGGCCGCGCGCTCCGCGAAGCTCTCCGCGATCCTGTGGCTGGTCTGGCCGCTCGTCCTCTTCTTCCCCATGTGGATGTCGCCCCTCCTGGTCGACGCCAAGAAGCCCGACGGCTCGGACGCGTACGCCCTGATGACCGAACAGCTGCTGCCGCACGGGCTGTTGGGTCTGGTCATCGTCGGCTTCTTCTCGCACACCATGGCGATGTGCTCCTCCGACGCCAACGCCATCGCCGCCGTCTTCACCCGGGACGTGGCGCCCGTGCTCTCCGCGCGGGCGAAGGTCTGGTCGGAGCGCACGGGGCTGCTCGCCGCCCGCCTCACCACGGTGATCTTCCTGGGGCTGTCCATGGCGGTCGCGACGCAGGTCAACTCCCCCACGTTCAAGGACATCATCACGGTCGTCATCAAGTGGGTCGCCGGTCTGATGGGGCCGATCGCGATCCCGATGATGCTGGGCCTGCTGCGCACCTTCCGCAAGTCCGGCCCGACCGCCGCGCTGACCAGCTGGGGAGCCGGGCTCTTCGCCTTCTACCTGGTCAACTACCCGATCAACGACGCCGTCGAGGGCGGTGTGGCCCTCCAATACCAGGTGTCGATCCCGCTGGCGGTCTCGCTGATCCTCTACATCGTCATCGGTTACGTGAAGCCGGAGGACACCCCGGAGCGGGACGCGCTCATCGAGCGGATCAACACGGACGATGACAGCCCGGCCGGTTCCACGGGCGCGGCGGCCATGCCCGCCCCGGCCCAGGCGCCTCAGCCGCGCGGATAG
- a CDS encoding ADP-ribosylglycohydrolase family protein has product MGTAAATGVWGRAEQQDFRSRVRGTLLGAAVGDAFGAPLDGLSLDEIRAAHGAEGLTEPVPAYGRRGAVTAATQLALFTVDGLIRAQVRRDTGAWHPPTDLHRAYRRWAATQSDWGPDERRKEDGWLAREEWLYSRRAPSRACLLGLGNAVMGTLETPKNPDERGPEAAVRSAPFGLLVGWEPQLVLQLAVEGAVQTHGHPTAYLAAGAHAVIVHGLARGESLDGAIQRTLALLAAHPGHPPVADALRHALGAVRQGMPTAARVAELLADGTAEGALAVAVYCALVGEDIRHGVRLAVNHGGPSSATGALCGALLGALHGETALPPGWLTELEGRPTVLELADDFAMEMTQGPALHGPAVSAPGWLARYPRG; this is encoded by the coding sequence GTGGGCACAGCAGCAGCCACCGGTGTCTGGGGCCGCGCCGAACAGCAGGACTTCCGCAGCCGGGTGCGCGGCACGCTCCTCGGGGCCGCCGTGGGCGACGCCTTCGGGGCACCCCTGGACGGGCTCTCCCTCGACGAGATACGCGCGGCGCACGGCGCCGAAGGCCTCACCGAGCCCGTGCCCGCGTACGGCAGACGGGGCGCGGTCACCGCCGCCACCCAGCTCGCCCTCTTCACCGTGGACGGCCTCATCCGCGCCCAGGTCCGCCGCGACACCGGCGCCTGGCACCCGCCGACCGACCTGCACCGCGCCTACCGCCGCTGGGCGGCGACCCAGAGCGACTGGGGCCCGGACGAGCGGCGAAAGGAGGACGGCTGGCTCGCCCGCGAAGAGTGGCTCTACTCCCGCCGCGCCCCCTCCCGCGCCTGCCTCCTCGGACTGGGCAACGCGGTCATGGGCACCCTGGAGACCCCCAAGAACCCCGACGAGCGCGGCCCCGAGGCCGCCGTCAGGTCCGCGCCCTTCGGTCTCCTCGTCGGCTGGGAGCCGCAGCTCGTGCTCCAGCTCGCCGTCGAGGGCGCCGTCCAGACGCACGGCCACCCCACCGCCTACCTCGCGGCCGGCGCGCACGCCGTCATCGTGCACGGCCTCGCCCGCGGGGAGTCCCTCGACGGCGCGATCCAGCGGACCCTCGCCCTGCTCGCCGCCCACCCCGGCCACCCGCCCGTCGCGGACGCCCTGCGGCACGCCCTGGGCGCCGTACGCCAGGGCATGCCCACGGCCGCGCGGGTGGCGGAGCTGCTCGCCGACGGCACCGCCGAGGGGGCGCTCGCCGTCGCCGTGTACTGCGCCTTGGTCGGCGAGGACATCCGCCACGGGGTGCGCCTGGCCGTCAACCACGGCGGCCCGTCCTCCGCCACGGGGGCGCTGTGCGGGGCGCTGCTCGGCGCGCTGCACGGGGAGACCGCGCTGCCGCCGGGCTGGCTCACGGAGCTGGAGGGCCGGCCCACGGTCCTGGAGCTCGCGGACGACTTCGCCATGGAGATGACCCAGGGCCCGGCGCTGCACGGCCCCGCCGTGTCCGCGCCGGGCTGGCTGGCCCGCTATCCGCGCGGCTGA
- a CDS encoding tetratricopeptide repeat protein, with the protein MLLDELAGAADAAPWLVLFFDTYERTSPFLDRWLHDVMTTDRYGELPAHTVVVTAGQRPLDPARWEGAADFAADLPLRPFTEAEARDLLAAKGVTEEPVVAEVLRLTGRLPVLVSTLAESGPTAPGDVGDPSATAVERFLKWEPDPARRAAALACALPRRLDEEAIRAATGEGGVDPAELFAWLRTMPFVRTDGKGTARYHGVVRAPMLRLRRNASPESWSSAHTRLAEVYERRRGALEEGGPARPDRPWTRPAWRAPRVEELYHRLCARPRAALPEVLREGVEACRVATAVAREWARAVTDAAEDTAGAEGSDAATDPLAGETEPLKSLATACLGPLALEREGALLVLEVLLGRAELDDEGRVAAYNAHGLRLFLLGRLREALGDHERALALDPRDPWGHHGLAVTRRALGEYEAALGHLADAAEVAPDAAWPARERGETYRRMGRPDEALPWLERAHALDPAEPLTLGSLGQVKFTLGRVREALADLDRAITLWPDYAWALTRRARVRQSLGDTAGALADLDRAQDLAPDAAGTRGERGDVLRLTGHHEEAAAEYAAALALDPGYAWAWGGKALSLEALGRRDDALTALDEALRIDPGYGWASEQRQRITGTGAGPAPPCG; encoded by the coding sequence GTGCTCCTGGACGAGCTGGCCGGGGCCGCCGACGCCGCGCCGTGGCTCGTCCTCTTCTTCGACACGTACGAGCGGACGTCACCGTTCCTCGACCGCTGGCTGCACGACGTGATGACGACCGACCGGTACGGCGAACTCCCCGCCCACACCGTCGTGGTGACCGCCGGGCAGCGCCCCCTCGACCCGGCCCGCTGGGAGGGCGCCGCCGACTTCGCCGCCGACCTGCCGCTGCGGCCCTTCACGGAGGCCGAGGCACGTGACCTGCTCGCCGCCAAGGGCGTCACCGAGGAGCCGGTGGTCGCCGAGGTCCTGCGCCTGACGGGCCGCCTGCCCGTGCTCGTCTCCACGCTCGCCGAGAGCGGCCCCACGGCCCCCGGCGACGTGGGCGACCCGAGCGCCACGGCCGTGGAGCGCTTCCTGAAGTGGGAGCCGGACCCGGCCCGCCGGGCGGCCGCGCTCGCGTGCGCGCTGCCCCGCCGGCTGGACGAGGAGGCCATCCGCGCGGCCACCGGCGAGGGCGGCGTCGACCCGGCGGAGCTGTTTGCGTGGCTGCGCACCATGCCGTTCGTCCGGACCGACGGCAAAGGGACGGCGCGCTATCACGGCGTCGTCCGCGCCCCGATGCTCCGCCTGCGCCGCAACGCCTCCCCGGAGAGCTGGAGCTCGGCGCACACCCGCCTCGCCGAGGTGTACGAGCGGCGGCGCGGCGCGCTGGAGGAGGGCGGCCCGGCCAGGCCTGACCGGCCGTGGACACGCCCGGCGTGGCGGGCGCCGCGCGTCGAGGAGCTGTACCACCGGCTGTGCGCCCGGCCGCGCGCCGCGCTCCCGGAGGTGCTGCGCGAGGGGGTCGAGGCGTGCCGCGTGGCCACTGCGGTGGCCCGCGAGTGGGCGCGGGCCGTGACGGACGCGGCCGAGGACACCGCGGGCGCCGAGGGCTCCGACGCGGCCACGGACCCCCTGGCCGGGGAGACGGAGCCCCTGAAGTCGCTGGCCACCGCCTGCCTGGGCCCCCTCGCCCTGGAGCGGGAGGGCGCCCTGCTGGTCCTGGAGGTGCTGCTCGGCCGCGCCGAGCTGGACGACGAGGGCAGGGTGGCCGCGTACAACGCGCACGGCCTGCGGCTCTTCCTCCTCGGCCGGCTGCGCGAGGCCCTCGGCGACCACGAGCGCGCCCTCGCCCTGGACCCCCGCGACCCGTGGGGCCACCACGGCCTCGCCGTCACCCGCCGGGCGCTCGGCGAGTACGAGGCGGCCCTCGGGCATCTGGCCGACGCCGCCGAGGTGGCGCCCGACGCCGCGTGGCCCGCGCGCGAGCGCGGCGAGACCTACCGCCGCATGGGACGCCCGGACGAGGCGCTGCCCTGGCTGGAGCGGGCGCACGCCCTCGACCCCGCGGAGCCGCTCACCCTCGGCAGCCTCGGCCAGGTCAAGTTCACCCTCGGCCGCGTCCGCGAGGCCCTGGCCGACCTGGACCGCGCGATCACCCTGTGGCCGGACTACGCCTGGGCGCTGACCCGCAGGGCCCGGGTGCGGCAGTCCCTCGGCGACACGGCCGGCGCCCTCGCCGACCTCGACCGCGCCCAGGATCTCGCCCCGGACGCGGCGGGCACCCGGGGCGAGCGGGGCGACGTGCTGCGCCTCACGGGCCACCACGAGGAGGCCGCCGCCGAGTACGCCGCGGCCCTCGCGCTCGACCCCGGCTACGCCTGGGCGTGGGGCGGCAAGGCCCTGTCCCTGGAAGCCCTCGGCCGCCGCGACGACGCCCTCACCGCCCTGGACGAGGCGCTGCGCATCGACCCCGGCTACGGCTGGGCGAGCGAGCAGCGGCAGCGGATCACGGGCACCGGCGCGGGCCCGGCCCCGCCCTGCGGATGA
- a CDS encoding FG-GAP-like repeat-containing protein, translated as MPRRTLITAIAVAALTTPLALFATSGSASAAPVPPRTPMTDFNHDGYADLAVAAPHGTVDGVEKAGYVSVVYGTASGPGTARHQLISRATPGVPGELEGTYAFGYQSIPGDLDGDSYTDLLVAGGGDENKATVLWGSKDGLTGQNTLLPYTYSDFALGDFNGDGKRDLVVNSHPSDDPDVSGMTIQYGPFTRDGKTRTQDSITTDDGSSGLRSFITGDLTGDGVDDIVTTHGFEEMQHEARFWKGSKTGVSHTAKSLGTAYSGTVGDVDGDGYGDLITRDIGSVTEVIDSAPGSITIQYGSSTGPSDARKKVITQATAGVPGASEENDAFGASLSAGDVNGDGKAEVAVGVPGESLDAATGTGAVILLKGAAKAEGGMTGKGAVAYNQSTAGVPGVSETGDDFGRQVSLTDLNKDGKADLTATAPGEDGTYADSGALWNLYGSASGLTTTGAGTLSPAKLGAPEKGAAFGLRLGA; from the coding sequence GTGCCCCGCCGCACACTCATCACCGCCATCGCGGTCGCCGCGCTGACGACCCCCCTCGCCCTCTTCGCCACGTCCGGTTCCGCGTCGGCCGCCCCCGTGCCGCCGCGCACGCCGATGACCGACTTCAACCACGACGGGTACGCCGACCTCGCCGTCGCGGCGCCGCACGGCACGGTCGACGGAGTCGAGAAGGCCGGCTACGTCTCGGTCGTCTACGGCACCGCCTCCGGGCCCGGCACGGCGCGCCACCAGCTCATCAGCCGGGCCACGCCCGGCGTCCCCGGCGAACTGGAGGGTACGTACGCCTTCGGTTACCAGTCGATCCCCGGTGACCTGGACGGCGACTCGTACACCGACCTGCTCGTGGCGGGTGGCGGCGACGAGAACAAGGCCACCGTGCTCTGGGGCTCCAAGGACGGCCTGACCGGCCAGAACACCCTTCTCCCTTACACGTACTCCGATTTCGCCCTGGGCGACTTCAACGGCGACGGCAAGCGTGACCTCGTCGTGAACTCGCACCCGAGCGACGACCCGGACGTCTCCGGGATGACGATCCAGTACGGCCCGTTCACCCGGGACGGCAAGACGCGCACGCAGGACAGCATCACCACGGACGACGGCTCCTCGGGTCTGCGCTCCTTCATCACCGGTGACCTGACGGGCGACGGCGTCGACGACATCGTCACCACGCACGGCTTCGAGGAGATGCAGCACGAGGCCCGCTTCTGGAAGGGCTCGAAAACCGGCGTCAGCCACACCGCGAAGTCCCTCGGCACGGCGTACAGCGGCACCGTCGGCGATGTCGACGGCGACGGTTACGGCGACCTGATCACCCGCGACATCGGCTCCGTCACCGAGGTGATCGACTCCGCCCCGGGCAGCATCACGATCCAGTACGGCAGCTCCACCGGCCCCTCGGACGCGCGCAAGAAGGTCATCACGCAGGCCACCGCGGGCGTCCCCGGGGCGAGCGAGGAGAACGACGCCTTCGGCGCGTCCCTCAGCGCCGGTGACGTGAACGGCGACGGCAAGGCGGAGGTCGCCGTCGGCGTCCCCGGCGAGAGCCTCGACGCCGCCACCGGCACCGGCGCGGTCATCCTGCTCAAGGGCGCCGCCAAGGCCGAGGGCGGCATGACCGGCAAGGGCGCCGTCGCCTACAACCAGTCCACGGCGGGCGTGCCCGGCGTCTCCGAGACGGGCGACGACTTCGGCCGCCAGGTGAGCCTCACCGACCTCAACAAGGACGGCAAGGCCGACCTGACCGCGACGGCCCCCGGCGAGGACGGCACGTACGCCGACTCGGGCGCCCTGTGGAACCTGTACGGCTCCGCGAGCGGCCTGACCACGACGGGCGCGGGCACGCTCAGCCCGGCCAAGCTCGGAGCGCCCGAGAAGGGTGCCGCCTTCGGCCTGCGGCTCGGCGCCTGA
- a CDS encoding FG-GAP and VCBS repeat-containing protein has translation MRRSLTAALAVTTLITPLVLVATAGSASAAPVPPRTPLVDFNHDGYADVAISSVGGWQGTTPGTVTVIYGSASGPDTAHATFGRATPGVPGDPQDGGRFGSQTAAADLDDDQYTDLVISGDGNAVVLWGSALGLHGERSSELPWRGSDVTAGDFNGDGKRDLVTGDIEGEPDPGDDLFGMSVSYGPFTRDGKAASKQQVPTQREFGESAFVVGDVTGDGADDIVSSHGFEEKAHASQFWKGGKNGVSTTSTPLAATYSGAIADVDKDGYGDLIVRDIGNNYEDMPYQKGTVLVRYGTPDGPSATRTAKITQETAGVPGVGEVGDEFGSSISAGDVNGDGYADVAVGIPGEDIESVADAGSTVLLKGSRSGLTGTGAQAFQQSTAGVPGASEKNDKFGSQVLLSDTNKDGRADLTATAPTEDGTYADSGAAWYLRGAASGLTVTGITSYSPKSLGLPENRVEFGGALTR, from the coding sequence GTGCGACGCTCTCTGACGGCCGCCCTCGCGGTCACCACCCTCATCACGCCCCTCGTGCTCGTCGCCACCGCGGGCTCCGCGTCGGCCGCGCCCGTGCCGCCGCGCACCCCGCTCGTCGACTTCAACCACGACGGGTACGCCGACGTCGCGATCTCCTCGGTCGGCGGCTGGCAAGGCACGACGCCCGGCACGGTCACGGTCATCTACGGCTCGGCCTCGGGCCCCGACACCGCCCACGCGACCTTCGGCCGCGCCACCCCGGGCGTCCCCGGCGACCCGCAGGACGGCGGACGCTTCGGCTCGCAGACGGCTGCCGCCGATCTCGACGACGACCAGTACACGGACCTCGTCATCAGCGGCGACGGCAACGCCGTCGTCCTGTGGGGTTCGGCGTTGGGCCTGCACGGCGAGAGGAGCTCCGAGCTGCCCTGGCGCGGCAGCGACGTCACCGCCGGCGACTTCAACGGCGACGGCAAGCGGGACCTGGTCACGGGCGATATCGAGGGCGAGCCCGACCCCGGCGACGACCTCTTCGGGATGTCGGTGTCGTACGGACCGTTCACCCGCGACGGCAAGGCCGCGAGCAAGCAGCAGGTGCCCACCCAGCGGGAGTTCGGCGAATCCGCCTTCGTGGTCGGCGACGTCACGGGTGACGGCGCCGACGACATCGTCTCCAGCCACGGCTTCGAGGAGAAGGCGCACGCCAGCCAGTTCTGGAAGGGCGGCAAGAACGGTGTGAGCACCACGTCCACACCGCTCGCCGCCACCTACAGCGGGGCGATCGCCGACGTCGACAAGGACGGCTACGGCGACCTGATCGTCCGCGACATCGGCAACAACTACGAGGACATGCCCTACCAGAAGGGCACGGTCCTCGTCAGGTACGGAACGCCGGACGGGCCTTCCGCGACCCGCACCGCGAAGATCACCCAGGAGACGGCGGGCGTCCCCGGCGTCGGCGAGGTGGGCGACGAGTTCGGCTCCTCGATCAGCGCGGGCGACGTCAACGGCGACGGCTACGCGGACGTCGCCGTCGGCATCCCCGGCGAGGACATCGAGTCGGTCGCGGACGCCGGGAGCACCGTGCTGCTCAAGGGCTCCCGCTCCGGCCTGACCGGCACGGGCGCGCAGGCCTTCCAGCAGTCCACGGCCGGGGTGCCCGGCGCCTCGGAGAAGAACGACAAGTTCGGCAGCCAGGTCCTGCTCTCCGACACCAACAAGGACGGCAGGGCCGACCTGACGGCGACCGCGCCCACGGAGGACGGCACCTACGCCGACTCCGGTGCCGCCTGGTACCTGCGCGGTGCCGCGAGCGGCCTCACCGTCACCGGCATCACGTCCTACAGCCCGAAGTCGCTCGGACTCCCGGAGAACCGCGTGGAGTTCGGCGGCGCGCTGACCCGCTAG